The region CACCAGATAAGAGTGCACATGAAATATATAGGTCACACGCTTTTTAATGACGAGCGTTATGGTGGCGATAGAATTCTTAAAGGAACTAACTTTACTAAATACAAGCAATTTGTAGATAATTGCTTTAAAGTACTGCCGCGTCAGGCCTTGCACGCTAGAACTTTAGGTTTTGAGCATCCCCATACTAAAGAATGGATGAGTTTTACCAGCGATGTGCCTCAGGATATGGTTGAATGTATCGATAAGTGGCGTGTTTATGCTACTAATTCTAAAGATATGTAAGTAGATCATGAGGTAGCTCGAGGCGAAAGTGAAATACCAAGCATTTCCCTCCCAGTTTTATTAGTGCTATTTCCTTATGCTGTTGCCGCTAGTGGGCATATCGGTACTTGTTAAGATCGAGAAAGTTCATAGTGATATAAAGAACTTAATTAGATTTTGAGAGCAACATTAGATTTTCAATAGTATTTTTACTAATCAAAATACAGTCTATGAAAATCTTACTTTCTCCTGCAAAATCATTGGATTACGAAACTAAATTGCCCACCTCTAGAGCAACACAACCTTTATTTGCAGAAGATGCATCGCAAATAAATGCAAAGCTAGAGCGTATGAGCAAAAAGGAAGTAGGGGAGTTGATGCATATTTCAGACAAGCTAGCTGATTTAAATTACCAGCGTTACAAGAATTTTCAAGAAGTCTTTACCAAAGAAAATGCACGACCTGCGATCTATGCTTTTGCAGGAGATGTATACACAGGTTTAGACGCGTATAGTTTACCAACAGCTATTTTAGATCATGCTCAAGACAGTATACGTATACTTTCTGGGATGTATGGTTATTTAAGGCCCCTGGATTTGTTACAGCCTTACCGACTAGAAATGGGAACATCTTTACCTATTGAAAGTAATAAAAATCTGTATGAATATTGGAAAGATAAGATTACACCAGCCTTGAATAAGGAGATAAAAAAAGAGGAGTTATTGGTCAATTTAGCCAGTAACGAATACTTTAAAGC is a window of Nonlabens sp. MB-3u-79 DNA encoding:
- the yaaA gene encoding peroxide stress protein YaaA; translated protein: MKILLSPAKSLDYETKLPTSRATQPLFAEDASQINAKLERMSKKEVGELMHISDKLADLNYQRYKNFQEVFTKENARPAIYAFAGDVYTGLDAYSLPTAILDHAQDSIRILSGMYGYLRPLDLLQPYRLEMGTSLPIESNKNLYEYWKDKITPALNKEIKKEELLVNLASNEYFKAVDKKNQEGILITPVFKDYKNDKLKVISFYAKKARGTMARYLIENKIDSLEGIKAFAMDDYKFSEQETVKENEPVFVR